The proteins below come from a single Papaver somniferum cultivar HN1 chromosome 11, ASM357369v1, whole genome shotgun sequence genomic window:
- the LOC113323050 gene encoding serine/threonine-protein phosphatase PP2A-2 catalytic subunit-like, which translates to MSVDPVSTNTHGNIDEQISQLMQCKPLPEQEVRTLCEKAKEILMEESNVQPVKSPVTICGDIHGQFHDLAELFRIGGKCPDTNYLFMGDYVDRGYYSVETVTLLVALKVRYPQRITILRGNHESRQITQVYGFYDECLRKYGNANVWKTFTDLFDYFPLTALVESEIFCLHGGLSPSIETLDNIRNFDRVQEVPHEGPMCDLLWSDPDDRCGWGISPRGAGYTFGQDISEQFNHTNNLKLIARAHQLVMEGFNWGHEQKVVTIFSAPNYCYRCGNMASILEVDDCKGHTFIQFEPAPRRGEPDVTRRTPDYFL; encoded by the exons ATGAGTGTGGATCCGGTTTCAACCAACACTCATGGCAACATCGATGAGCAGATTTCACAGCTTATGCAGTGCAAGCCCTTACCCGAACAAGAG GTCAGGACATTGTGTGAGAAGGCTAAAGAGATATTAATGGAAGAAAGCAACGTACAG CCTGTTAAAAGTCCAGTGACGATATGCGGTGACATCCATGGGCAATTTCATGATCTTGCAGAACTTTTTCGCATCGGAGGAAAG TGTCCAGATACCAATTATTTGTTTATGGGAGACTATGTGGATCGTGGTTATTATTCAGTGGAAACAGTAACT CTACTGGTCGCCCTGAAAGTGCGATACCCGCAAAGAATTACCATTCTTAGAGGAAATCATGAAAGTCGCCAG ATAACACAAGTCTATGGGTTCTACGATGAATGTCTGCGAAA GTACGGCAATGCGAACGTGTGGAAGACTTTTACAGACCTATTTGACTATTTTCCATTGACAGCCTTG GTGGAATCAGAAATTTTTTGTTTGCATGGTGGATTGTCACCGTCTATTGAGACCCTTGATAACATACGCAATTTTGACCGTGTACAAGAAGTTCCTCATGAAGGGCCCATGTGTGATCTCCTGTGGTCTGATCCTGATGATCGCTGTGGCTGGGGTATTTCTCCGCGTGGTGCTGGTTACACATTTGGTCAG GACATATCTGAGCAATTCAACCATACGAACAACCTGAAGCTGATTGCTAGAGCTCATCAACTAGTAATGGAGGGTTTCAACTGGGGACAT GAACAAAAAGTGGTAACAATATTTAGTGCTCCTAATTATTGCTATCGCTGTGGAAACATGGCATCGATCTTGGAAGTTGATGATTGCAAGGGCCACACTTTTATCcaa TTTGAGCCCGCTCCAAGGAGAGGGGAGCCAGATGTGACACGGAGAACGCCTGATTACTTCTTATAA
- the LOC113323051 gene encoding metal-independent phosphoserine phosphatase-like produces the protein MATCVVSSNESAINGMVGMVANVEVPTEVPHNVAEIVLVRHGETTWNNAGRIQGSLESELNEAGWQQADAIAARLGKELKPAAVYSSDLKRAKNTAEMIAKACHIPEVIEVPDLKERHVGSLQGYYWSEIQEKEPEAYLAFFSSDKDLEIPGGGESFNQLCERSVSALEEIASKHKGERVIVVTHGGILRAIYMAVTGESSAGKILNASINVVHLTEKKWVFKTWSDVSHLNEVGFLQRGFNGDAFEH, from the exons ATGGCAACTTGCGTTGTTTCATCAAATGAGTCTGC AATcaacggcatggttggcatggtagCTAACGTTGAGGTTCCAACCGAAGTTCCACATAATGTAGCTGAGATCGTCCTAGTTCGACATGGAGAGACCACATGGAACAATGcaggaagaattcaaggaagCTTAGAGTCCGAGCTTAATGAGGCTGGATGGCAGCAAGCCGATGCA ATCGCTGCTAGGTTAGGAAAAGAGTTGAAACCTGCTGCTGTATACTCCTCCGACCTCAAACGTGCTAAAAACACTGCCGAAATGATAGCCAAGGCGTGCCATATCCCCGAGGTAATAGAAGTACCAGATTTGAAAGAGAGGCATGTAGGAAGCTTACAAGGCTACTACTGGAGTGAGATTCAAGAGAAAGAGCCTGAGGCTTACCTTGCTTTCTTCTCTTCCGATAAGGACCTTGAAATCCCT GGTGGAGGAGAGAGCTTTAATCAGCTTTGTGAGAGATCAGTTTCTGCTCTCGAAGAAATTGCATCCAAACACAAAG GGGAACGAGTTATCGTAGTGACTCACGGTGGTATTTTAAGAGCCATTTACATGGCGGTTACTGGTGAATCTAGTGCAGGAAAAATATTGAACGCTTCGATAAATGTAGTCCATCTCACTGAGAAAAAATGGGTATTCAAGACATGGAGTGATGTTAGCCACCTTAATGAAGTCGGATTTCTCCAAAGGGGATTCAATGGGGATGCCTTTGAACACTAA